One Hydrogenimonas thermophila genomic window, AAGACAAGATCTTTTTATTGAGAAAGATAGTTCTGTTAATGAAGAGTTGGAGAGATTAAGGCTAAGTGCCACAGCAAGTCTGCTAACTTACGATGATGTCATAGTAGTTGCTTCAGTTTCAGCAAACTATGGATTGGGTAACCCGATTGAGTATAAAAAGATGGTTCAAAAGCTAGAAGTTGGCGATGAAATCGACCAGCGAACTTTGTTACTACGCCTTGTAGAGATGGGTTACAAACGCAATGACAACTTCTTTGATAGAGGAGATTTTCGTTTAAATGGTGATGTAGTTGACATTTACCCTGCCTACAGTGAAGAAGAGGCTCTACGTGTAGAATTTTTTGGAGATGAGATTGAATCTATTTATACATTTGATCCACTTACCAACAAAAAAATAGCTGATCTAAAATCAACTACCATCTACTCTGCAAGTAACTTTATTGTTGGTGCGGACAAACTGCAACAGGCTATTAAGAGTATTGAAGAGGAGTTGGCTGAACGACTTGCATACTATAAAAAAGAGGATAAATTACTAGAGTATCAACGTCTTAAACAGCGTACAGAGTTTGACCTTGAGATGCTTGAAACTACAGGTATGTGCAAGGGAATAGAAAATTATGCACGTCATCTTACAGATAAAAAGCCTGGAGAAACACCCTACTCTCTACTTGACTATTTTGAGATTAAGGGTAAGCCTTATCTGATAATTGTAGATGAGTCACACGTCAGTCTTCCACAATTTAGAGGAATGTATGCAGGTGACAGAAGTAGAAAAGAGGTATTGGTTGAGTATGGTTTTAGGCTTCCGTCTGCTCTTGATAACAGACCACTTAAATTTGAAGAGTTCATAAACAAAGCTCCCCACTATCTTTTTGTATCTGCTACTCCAGGTGAATTGGAGATTGAGTTAAGTTCTGTTGTAGCTGAACAGATTATTCGTCCAACAGGACTGCTTGACCCTGAGGTTGAGATTGTAGATAGTGAATACCAGGTAGAGC contains:
- the uvrB gene encoding excinuclease ABC subunit UvrB produces the protein MLFELKSDFKPSGDQPQAIKLLTNSIEAGNRYQTLLGVTGSGKTFTMAQIIQKLQMPTLIMTHNKTLAAQLYSEFKGFFPNNHVEYFISYYDYYQPEAYIPRQDLFIEKDSSVNEELERLRLSATASLLTYDDVIVVASVSANYGLGNPIEYKKMVQKLEVGDEIDQRTLLLRLVEMGYKRNDNFFDRGDFRLNGDVVDIYPAYSEEEALRVEFFGDEIESIYTFDPLTNKKIADLKSTTIYSASNFIVGADKLQQAIKSIEEELAERLAYYKKEDKLLEYQRLKQRTEFDLEMLETTGMCKGIENYARHLTDKKPGETPYSLLDYFEIKGKPYLIIVDESHVSLPQFRGMYAGDRSRKEVLVEYGFRLPSALDNRPLKFEEFINKAPHYLFVSATPGELEIELSSVVAEQIIRPTGLLDPEVEIVDSEYQVEHLYDQIKKVVERNERVLVTVLTKKMAEELTTYYNDLGLKVKYMHSDIDAIERNQIIRSLRLGEFDVLVGINLLREGLDLPEVSLVAILDADKEGFLRSETALIQTMGRAARNLNGRVIMYAKNMTDSMKRAIEITKHRRERQMLFNKEHGITPKSVGRRLDENLKVEDQGILYEKKSKVERMPASERQKLVKELTKKMHEAAKKLEFEEAARLRDQINKIKQL